A single Drosophila gunungcola strain Sukarami chromosome X unlocalized genomic scaffold, Dgunungcola_SK_2 000036F, whole genome shotgun sequence DNA region contains:
- the LOC128260693 gene encoding zinc finger CCCH domain-containing protein 18 produces the protein MVLDMESDDSRASSPSNSSESRSSSPTNDKEEEVAPEPADNQAEESGGGGGGATLDRSVRAASTSSSSSNSSSSSSRSELSKKQKKSSSSSSGSGSGSSSSSGSSSEDEPDQEPEREQERLPEQQQQQQRQNEPEPEPESFAAATAEEVLQPGSPSAKSQPSSFLSSVRSQSNSPQLYNQAAVDLNISHEDLSDVSDIEAEEKRAPSKNSLHPADEDEDGAISNDSLPALGEEDAGQQKLAKQNGKAASGDEEKSSAKDSKPDEASNGRAPATALEEDLVKAHDDDALDFEAEEGECPEPVKEPPSESKANETNQAKSAVKVPENDDDDDDDGEVDGDEEDTDDKDKRKDSAGNGSLEEGEEAKDKTAAAAAAALAKRKKDEEELEEGEVSDEDEKRPEETEPKPVCRFYTRGQCTWGMSCRFLHPGVTDKGNYTMFESLVRSVPMQGGSSGAGASAAVSPAAVARAGAAAYSAHASAAADYHDYRNERPPLLHRPALLHAPSIYGAHAVHDSRPLLPDGPVVVENAWERGLRTAKEMMRKANKRKEQDMDFEDKKMNLTLSPDEMEKDSYYLKDRGGSSARSPPPQSSSVREQPLNPLMPLSMHPHAVAHANPRALLPLQYSVYGPPPDRYGRAQYMPPQYEDVDAYGRMARYRELPPHRMPHYEDDRRLRPAREVIVQRVEAAGRGDEWSDPWMRSKSMGRGGSYDRDDRRRRDRRSYSSNSSYSTSNSSQSDSSSDSSRSSSPSEHKRRYGGSSHKLAASASASSRRHGARAARSPSQIPRRPRHSSKGSLSPSYKRPAVDKRGVGHSPASKRKKLSSPAPKKFDKLRRRRSSSTSDSDSSDTSYSESESGSSSSDSSSGSRDTPQKRVRATDKALNERKLIKKPAEQATKKRSPISIEIKKTSNMVGVSALASPNNSVDSDKEKEHGNGKDREKEHGKDKDKEGKDKDKDKDKDGGKDKDGKKSRREELLKQLRAVEDAIAKKRSKLN, from the exons ATGGTCCTCGACATGGAATCTGACGATTCTCGTGCCAGTTCCCCCTCCAATTCCTCGGAGTCGCGTTCGAGTTCGCCCACCAACGACAAGGAAGAGGAGGTTGCTCCCGAACCGGCTGATAACCAGGCGGAGGAATCcggtggcggcggtggaggAGCCACTCTGGATCGATCCGTTCGAGCCGCCTCCACCAGCAGCTCATCGTCCAACTCCAGTTCCAGTTCGAGTCGCAGTGAGCTGTCCAAAAAGCAGAAGAAGAGctcgagcagcagcagcggcagtggcagtggcagcagtTCCTCGAGCGGCTCTTCCAGCGAGGACGAACCCGACCAGGAACCGGAACGGGAGCAGGAACGATTGcccgagcagcagcagcagcagcagcgccagAATGAGCCTGAACCAGAGCCCGAATCCTTTGCGGCAGCAACTGCCGAAGAAGTGCTGCAGCCTGGCTCGCCCAGCGCCAAATCGCAGCCCAGCTCGTTCCTCTCCTCCGTTCGCAGTCAGAGCAACAGTCCCCAGCTGTACAACCAGGCTGCCGTGGATCTGAACATCAGCCACGAGGATCTGAGCGATGTCAGCGACATCGAGGCGGAGGAGAAGCGAGCACCGTCCAAGAATTCGCTGCATCCAgcggacgaggacgaggatggCGCCATCTCCAACGACTCACTGCCCGCTCTGGGCGAGGAGGATGCAGGGCAGCAGAAACTGGCCAAACAGAACGGCAAGGCGGCCAGCGGGGATGAGGAAAAGTCTTCCGCCAAAGATTCCAAA CCCGACGAAGCCTCCAATGGGCGAGCGCCTGCGACCGCTTTGGAGGAGGATTTGGTGAAGGCGCACGACGACGACGCCCTGGACTTCGAAGCGGAGGAGGGCGAGTGTCCGGAGCCGGTGAAGGAGCCACCGTCGGAGAGCAAAGCCAACGAAACAAACCAGGCCAAGAGTGCGGTCAAGGTGCCGGAgaacgacgacgacgacgacgatgatggCGAAGTGGACGGCGATGAGGAGGACACCGATGACAAGGACAAGCGGAAGGACAGCGCTGGCAATGGCAGTCTGGAGGAGGGCGAAGAGGCCAAGGACAAgacagcggcggcggcggcggcggcattGGCCAAGCGCAAGAaggacgaggaggagctggaggagggCGAAGTTTCCGACGAGGACGAAAAGCGGCCGGAGGAGACCGAACCGAAGCCGGTCTGTCGCTTCTACACGCGCGGCCAGTGCACCTGGGGCATGAGCTGTCGCTTCCTGCATCCCGGCGTCACGGACAAGGGCAACTACACGATGTTCGAGAGCCTGGTGCGTTCGGTGCCGATGCAGGGCGGATCGTCCGGAGCGGGAGCCTCCGCTGCGGTATCCCCGGCAGCTGTCGCTCGTGCCGGAGCGGCTGCCTATAGCGCGCACGCCTCGGCGGCGGCCGACTATCATGACTACCGGAACGAGCGGCCGCCGCTACTCCATCGGCCGGCCCTCCTCCATGCGCCCAGTATATACGGTGCCCACGCTGTCCACGATAGCCGACCCCTGCTGCCCGACGGGCCGGTGGTGGTGGAGAATGCCTGGGAACGCGGCCTGCGCACCGCCAAGGAGATGATGCGCAAGGCCAACAAACGCAAGGAGCAGGACATGGACTTTGAGGACAAGAAGATGAACCTGACACTGTCGCCTGATGAAATGGAGAAGGATTCGTACTACCTCAAGGAccgcggcggcagcagcgccCGGTCACCGCCCCCGCAATCGAGCTCGGTGCGCGAGCAGCCACTCAATCCGCTCATGCCGCTGTCCATGCATCCGCATGCCGTTGCCCACGCCAATCCCCGAGCCCTCCTGCCCCTGCAGTACTCCGTTTACGGTCCGCCGCCGGATCGTTACGGTCGCGCCCAGTATATGCCGCCGCAGTACGAGGATGTGGACGCGTACGGCCGGATGGCAAGGTATCGTGAGCTGCCGCCCCATCGGATGCCGCACTACGAGGACGACCGGCGATTGAGACCGGCGCGCGAAGTGATTGTGCAGCGGGTGGAGGCCGCCGGGCGGGGCGACGAGTGGAGCGATCCCTGGATGCGGTCCAAGTCGATGGGTCGCGGCGGTTCTTACGATCGCGACGATCGCCGCCGGCGGGACAGACGCAGCTACAGCAGCAACTCGTCGTACTCCACCTCGAACAGCTCGCAGAGCGACTCCAGCTCGGACTCGTCGCGATCGAGCAGTCCGTCGGAGCACAAGCGGCGCTACGGCGGCAGTTCGCACAAGCTGGCCGCCTCCGCCTCTGCCTCCTCACGCCGGCATGGAGCTCGGGCGGCCCGCTCGCCCAGCCAGATACCGCGACGACCCAGGCACTCTTCCA AAGGTAGCCTGTCGCCTTCGTACAAGCGACCCGCTGTGGACAAGCGCGGCGTTGGCCACAGTCCCGCCTCCAAGCGAAAGAAGCTCTCGTCGCCGGCACCCAAAAAGTTCGACAAGCTGAGACGCCGGCGCAGCTCCAGCACCTCCGACTCAG ACTCATCGGATACCTCGTACTCCGAATCGGAATCGGGCTCCTCGTCGTCGGACAGCTCGTCGGGATCCAGGGACACGCCCCAGAAGCGAGTGAGAGCCACTGACAAGGCGCTCAACGAGCGCAAGCTTATCAAGAAGC CCGCTGAACAAGCAACCAAGAAGCGTTCGCCCATTTCCATTGAGATTAAGAAAACGTCGAACATGGTGGGAGTTTCGGCGCTGGCCTCACCCAACAACTCAGTCGACTCCGACAAGGAGAAGGAGCACGGCAACGGCAAGGATAGGGAGAAGGAGCACGGCAAGGACAAAGACAAGGAGGGCAAGGATAAGGATaaggacaaggacaaggatgGCGGCAAGGATAAGGATGGCAAGAAGTCGCGTCGCGAGGAACTGCTGAAGCAACTGCGCGCTGTCGAGGATGCGATCGCCAAGAAGCGCTCCAAGCTAAATTGA
- the LOC128260695 gene encoding uncharacterized protein LOC128260695 produces the protein MQRLTKSLRLLTYFPTGKKVLPPGTCPFWDLKRDYSSEPVELSFDSYTGEGTDETRPPLVTYHGLFGSKQNWRGISKALVRKVPRKVYAIDVRNHGESPHSSVHNSAAMSEDLRLFLEQRNHPRAACMGHSMGGRSMMYFARKYPEMVERLIVVDISPISVPRSTGEMTQIFDAMVSLDLSPTLSMGEGRKIAREKLLKATEDETVDFIMLNLRKDPNSGAFSWACNAQVLRDFLTRFDNYQSNLEELPPYTGPTTFICGSRSPYMRREQWPQIQEMFPNSELHWLEAGHLVHFEQPQEFLTLVSDFLNRSD, from the exons ATGCAGCGCTTGACGAAATCGTTACGTTTACTTACGTACTTTCCCACGGGAAAGAAGGTCCTTCCTCCTGGCACATGTCCTTTTTGGGACCTGAAGAGGGATTACTCCTCGGAGCCCGTGGAACTGAGCTTCGATTCGTACACGGGCGAGGGAACCGACGAAACGAGGCCACCGCTAGTGACCTACCATGGACTCTTCGGTTCCAAGCAGAATTGGCGCGGAATTAGCAAGGCTCTGGTGCGGAAAGTCCCCAGAAAG GTGTATGCCATAGATGTCCGGAATCATGGCGAGAGTCCCCATTCGAGTGTCCACAATTCCGCGGCGATGAGCGAGGATTTGCGTCTGTTTCTGGAGCAGCGCAATCATCCAAGGGCCGCCTGCATGGGTCACAGCATGGGAGGTCGCTCCATGATGTACTTCGCCCGCAAATAC cCCGAAATGGTGGAGCGATTGATAGTGGTGGACATATCGCCCATTAGCGTGCCGCGTTCCACTGGCGAGATGACGCAAATCTTCGACGCGATGGTCTCTCTGGATCTCTCACCGACTTTGTCCATGGGCGAGGGCAGGAAAATCGCCAGGGAAAAACTACTGAAAGCCACCGAAGACGAGACCGTGGACTTTATCATGCTGAACCTGCGTAAAGATCCCAATTCGGGGGC ATTCTCGTGGGCCTGCAACGCCCAGGTTCTTCGAGATTTCCTTACCCGCTTCGATAACTACCAGAGCAATCTGGAGGAACTGCCTCCGTATACGGGACCCACCACTTTTATCTGCGGATCGCGATCACCCTACATGag ACGCGAGCAATGGCCGCAGATTCAGGAAATGTTCCCCAATTCCGAGCTTCACTGGCTGGAGGCTGGTCATCTGGTGCATTTCGAACAGCCGCAGGAATTTTTAACACTAGTCAGCGATTTCCTAAACAGATCTGACTGA
- the LOC128260697 gene encoding uncharacterized protein LOC128260697, translated as MSKATKLRFALITEDVLDKLRPRSQSENTRSKNMDEIYAAIRTTVIEVVDQKFEQLNTTINQLVEDRIAKILDQQNAGKLVSDWKRDSKEKVDKAFKVAAQSVESASSLKKRSPKYHRLSKKSPSWQEEQLPSSPEDQLPKRTRTKAQKITVMPIHRNAHVRSNIRTPLNNPTSPPPPPTPLSMDRNDLDDDEDGEDFLDGQDPSILTIAAQYLKKLEDARNRKNQQHQHQHQQLP; from the coding sequence atgtcGAAGGCAACGAAGCTGCGTTTTGCGCTGATCACCGAGGATGTTTTGGACAAACTTAGGCCCAGATCTCAGTCGGAAAACACTAGATCGAAGAACATGGATGAGATATATGCGGCCATAAGGACGACGGTCATTGAAGTTGTGGATCAAAAGTTTGAGCAACTGAACACCACTATCAATCAGCTGGTTGAGGATAGGATAGCCAAGATATTGGATCAGCAGAATGCAGGCAAATTAGTCTCGGACTGGAAAAGGGATTCCAAGGAGAAGGTTGACAAAGCCTTTAAAGTGGCAGCCCAGTCGGTCGAATCGGCCAGTTCCCTAAAGAAACGAAGCCCGAAATATCATCGTCTGTCCAAAAAGAGCCCTTCATGGCAGGAGGAGCAGTTGCCCTCCAGTCCAGAGGATCAGTTACCCAAGAGAACCCGGACCAAGGCCCAGAAAATCACCGTAATGCCCATCCATCGGAATGCCCATGTGCGCAGTAATATCCGTACTCCCTTGAACAATCCAACTtcgccaccaccacctcccACACCACTCAGCATGGATCGCAATGACCtcgatgatgatgaggatggTGAGGACTTTCTGGATGGCCAGGACCCCTCCATTTTGACCATCGCCGCTCAATATCTCAAGAAACTCGAGGATGCCCGAAATCGCAAAAAccaacagcatcagcatcagcatcagcaatTACCCTAG
- the LOC128260696 gene encoding protein unc-119 homolog, translating into MSVVGKQLNPVQSSNAAAVATSSSSAGGGSSSSSSGVEANGGSGGSAGAAASGGLGVSNDSKRPAEPSSVSPDEVLHLTKITDDYLCSANANVFEIDFTRFKIRDLESGAVLFEIAKPPSEQYPDGLSVEETMLAAAEELSLEDTADPNAGRYVRYQFTPAFLNLKTVGATVEFTVGSQPVNNFRMIERHFFRDRLLKTFDFEFGYCIPYSKNTCEHIYEFPNLPPDLVAEMISSPFETRSDSFYFVENRLVMHNKADYAYDGGIIV; encoded by the exons ATGAGCGTGGTGGGCAAGCAACTGAATCCCGTGCAATCCTCCAATGCAGCAGCCGTGGCCACATCATCCTCTTCAGCCGGCGGAGGATCCTCTTCATCCAGCAGTGGAGTGGAGGCCAACGGTGGCAGTGGCGGATCCGCGGGAGCAGCCGCATCGGGAGGCTTAGGCGTCTCCAACGACTCCAAACGACCGGCGGAGCCATCCAGCGTGAGTCCCGACGAGGTGCTGCACCTGACCAAGATCACGGACGACTATCTCTGCTCCGCCAATGCAAATGTGTTCGAGATTGACTTTACGCGGTTCAAGATCCGCGACCTGGAGAGCGGTGCCGTCCTCTTCGAGATCGCCAAGCCGCCGAGCGAGCAATATCCAGACGGGTTGTCCGTGGAGGAGACCATGCTGGCGGCAGCCGAGGAACTGTCGCTGGAGGACACTGCCGATCCAAATGCCGGGCGCTATGTACGCTATCAGTTCACACCGGCATTTCTCAACCTCAAAACTGTGGGAGCCAC TGTGGAGTTCACGGTGGGCAGCCAGCCTGTCAATAATTTTCGCATGATCGAGCGCCACTTTTTCCGCGATCGCCTGCTTAAGACCTTCGACTTTGAGTTTGGCTACTGCATTCCATATTCGAAGAACACGTGCGAGCACATCTACGAGTTTCCTAATCTTCCACCCGACCTAG tGGCTGAGATGATATCGAGCCCCTTTGAGACGCGCTCGGACAGCTTTTACTTTGTGGAAAACCGACTCGTCATGCACAACAAAGCCGACTACGCCTACGATGGCGGCATAATAGTCTAG